The Amaranthus tricolor cultivar Red isolate AtriRed21 chromosome 6, ASM2621246v1, whole genome shotgun sequence genome has a segment encoding these proteins:
- the LOC130815807 gene encoding uncharacterized protein LOC130815807, whose protein sequence is MHIIKPMSTKNMEITQKNTQKIAKKVRSILRIMFIMLKKGITKSKLILDLNLLFKRGNELAGKAINGLLIHHNSLICKPNNLNNHFISPQDHYEFSCSNSPEFGGPAFQLLTAQNKKTKSNYGRKFEDPTTLAAVQHVLQMLNSNDGPTGSPLGMGLPDSLLPGSGYGKSPVVRQLRITDSPFPLKDGKRDKEEEEEDVKVNKAADEFIKKFYKNLMMQKSLESPYHFSS, encoded by the coding sequence ATGCATATTATAAAACCTATGAGTACAAAAAACATGGaaataacccaaaaaaatacccaaaaaatagcaaaaaaagtGAGGAGTATTCTTAGAATAATGTTTATCATGTTAAAGAAAGGCATAACAAAGAGCAAATTAATCTTAGATCTCAATTTACTCTTCAAAAGAGGTAATGAGTTAGCAGGTAAAGCAATTAATGGCCTTCTAATCCATCACAACTCCCTCATTTGTAAACCCAACAACCTTAACAACCACTTTATATCCCCACAAGATCACTACGAATTTAGTTGTAGTAACAGCCCCGAATTCGGCGGCCCCGCCTTTCAGCTCTTAACGGctcaaaataagaaaactaAGTCCAACTACGGCCGCAAATTTGAGGATCCTACTACACTTGCTGCAGTTCAACATGTTTTACAGATGTTGAACTCTAATGATGGGCCTACTGGTTCTCCATTGGGTATGGGCTTGCCCGATTCGTTGTTACCCGGTTCCGGGTATGGGAAGAGTCCGGTAGTTAGACAGTTACGCATAACTGATTCTCCTTTTCCGTTGAAAGATGGGAAAAGGGAtaaggaagaagaggaagaagatgttAAGGTGAATAAGGCGGCTGATGAGTTTATTAAAAAGTTTTATAAGAATTTGATGATGCAAAAGTCTTTGGAATCTCCCTAtcatttttcttcttaa